A window of Alphaproteobacteria bacterium genomic DNA:
CGCAGGAGCCAGTGCACGCGAGATCGGCGAACGCATCGGAGCCACCCGTAACGCCGTCATCGGCAAGGCCAATCGTCTCGGCCTGGCCCATCGTGCCAAGACCACCAAGCTCAAGCCTGAAGCGAAGCCGCGGACGATGGGCACGCTCGACCTAAACGAGAAAATGTGCCGTTGGCCGATCGGTCACCCGGGTGACAACGACTTCCGTTTCTGCGGCGCCCAGCATATTCCC
This region includes:
- a CDS encoding GcrA family cell cycle regulator, which produces MAWTDQTVETLRTMWVAGASAREIGERIGATRNAVIGKANRLGLAHRAKTTKLKPEAKPRTMGTLDLNEKMCRWPIGHPGDNDFRFCGAQHIPGRPYCLDHCALAYRGKVVAAA